One genomic segment of Stegostoma tigrinum isolate sSteTig4 chromosome 21, sSteTig4.hap1, whole genome shotgun sequence includes these proteins:
- the LOC125462713 gene encoding probable G-protein coupled receptor 139, with translation MAARFVCWKWEELQEKFLRELFTACYPRVSAGASPLTRTGIRSSKEGETGDRNLRTRDWNVLTMDQNVRTIGWNVVTMDRDLSWSLFILSLVPLSAYWIENLIYVIQHFYYPILAIVGVPGNVMTIFILLCRNCGLSKCITHYLLAMAIADLTVIILDLILRHIPIVYSVYSLMSLPVCNIHAVLLYAATDCSVWFTVTFTFDRFVAICYPHLKSRYCRERMVAVFLGAVTAISCFKNIFWYFMFWGYYRRYNAPWFCLVTSAAQWSLVYGAIEFLHNILNPCVPFVLILLLNLFTVRHILVTSRARRRVRAHSSTENPRDQEMESRRKSMILLFLLSANFILLWSLFLFYSVWWRMYSLGFVPLYLYSFVQELGFMLQLLSCCTNTAIYAVTQTRFRKQLKNVLSYPFTHIYLLIKYIY, from the exons TCTTGAGG GAACTGTTTACAGCGTGTTATCCCAGAGTGTCAGCAGGAGCCTCACCTCTGACACGAACAGGGATCAGAAGCTCCAAAGAGGGGGAGACGGGAGATCGGAATCTGAGAACAAGAGATTGGAATGTtctaacaatggatcagaatgtgagaacaataggctggaatGTTGTAACGATGGACAGGGATTTATCCTGGTCTCTTTTCATACTTTCTTTGGTGCCTCTGTCAGCATATTGGATAGAGAACCTGATTTATGTTATCCAGCACTTTTACTATCCCATCCTGGCCATTGTTGGAGTCCCTG GTAACGTAATGACAATTTTCATACTGCTTTGCAGAAACTGTGGGCTGTCTAAATGTATCACTCATTACCTGCTGGCTATGGCCATCGCGGATCTAACAGTCATTATTCTTGACCTGATACTGAGACATATTCCGATCGTTTATTCAGTTTACTCCCTGATGTccctccctgtgtgtaatatccacgctgtcctgctttatgcagccactgactgttcggtctggttcaccgtcactttcacctttgatcgatttgtggccatttgctaCCCACATCTGAAAAGTAGGTACTGCAGGGAGAGAATGGTCGCTGTGTTTCTGGGAGCAGTGACTGCCATCAGTTGTTTTAAGAATatattctggtattttatgttttggGGTTATTATCGGCGATATAATGCCCCTTGGTTTTGTTTGGTCACATCAGCTGCTCAGTGGTCTCTCGTTTATGGtgcaatcgagttcctccataaCATCCTAAACCCATGTGTTCCATTTGTCCTGATATTGCTGCTTAATCTTTTCACGGTCaggcacattttagtgaccagcagggCCCGCAGGAGAGTTCGGGCTCACAGCAGCACAGAGAATCCCAGAGACCAAGAGATGGAGAGCCGAAGGAAATCTATGATCTTGCTGTTTcttctctcagccaatttcatcctcttATGGTCATTGTTTCTGTTTTATTCTGTGTGGTGGCGGATGTATTCTCTGGGCTTTGTGCCTCTCTATCTTTACTCTTTTGtacaggaattgggcttcatgctgcagctcctcagttgctgcacaaacactgcaaTTTATGCTGTGACCCAAACGAGattcagaaagcagttgaagaatGTACTGTCATATCCATTTACTCATATTTATCTGTTAATTAAATACATTTATTAA